Proteins encoded in a region of the Rutidosis leptorrhynchoides isolate AG116_Rl617_1_P2 chromosome 9, CSIRO_AGI_Rlap_v1, whole genome shotgun sequence genome:
- the LOC139865987 gene encoding D-cysteine desulfhydrase 1, mitochondrial-like isoform X2 yields the protein MLNCSYTNILRLNPSPSLPLSSPINIITKKPKGLQFQSMASTTQNHQKHESISEFLTRKPYNPPSWASKLNPIPSHTFSLGHFPTPIHKWNLLNLPKDAEVWLKRDDLSGMQLSGNKVRKLEFLLADAVAQGADCIITIGGIQSNHCRATAVAAKYLNLDCFLILRTSKVLVDKDPGLTGNLLVERLVGAHIDLVSKEEYSRIGSLALTNLLKEKLIKEGRKPYVIPVGGSNSLGTWGYIEAIREIENQSLNGTIKTSFDDIISACGSGGTVAGLSIATWLSDLKAKVTAFCVCDDPDYFYDYVQGLLDGLEAGVQSRDLVVIENAKGVGYAMCTAEELKFVKEIAETTGVILDPVYRSTNVVVVRRLME from the exons ATGTTGAACTGCAGCTATACTAATATTCTTCGATTAAACCCAAGTCCCTCACTCCCACTCTCATCACCCATTAATATAATCACAAAAAAACCAAAAGGTCTTCAATTTCAATCCATGGCATCCACCACTCAAAATCATCAGAAACATGAATCAATTTCTGAATTCTTGACTCGTAAACCATATAATCCACCATCATGGGCATCTAAACTTAATCCAATTCCATCTCACACATTTTCTCTTGGTCAT TTTCCAACTCCAATTCATAAGTGGAATCTTCTTAATTTGCCTAAAGATGCTGAAGTTTGGCTAAAG CGTGATGATCTTTCAGGTATGCAATTGAGTGGAAACAAAGTTCGGAAACTTGAATTCTTATTGGCAGATGCAGTTGCACAAGGAGCAGACTGCATAATAACTATCGGTGGCATTCAAAGCAATCATTGTCGTGCGACAGCTGTTGCTGCCAAGTATTTGAACCTAGATTGTTTTCTGATACTACGGACCTCAAAG GTTCTCGTGGACAAAGACCCTGGATTGACAGGTAACCTTTTGGTGGAGCGATTAGTCGGTGCACATATCGATCTTGTTTCAAAGGAAGAATATTCAAGAATTGGAAGCTTG GCACTTACTAATTTGTTGAAAGAAAAATTGATAAAAGAAGGAAGAAAACCTTATGTCATTCCAGTCGGCGGATCAAATTCTCTGGGAACCTG GGGATATATTGAAGCAATTAGAGAGATTGAAAATCAATCCCTTAACGGGACAATCAAAACAAGCTTTGATGATATTATTTCTGCATGTGGCAG TGGTGGTACAGTTGCTGGTTTATCAATTGCTACATGGCTAAGTGACCTTAAAGCAAAA GTTACTGCATTCTGTGTATGTGATGACCCAGACTACTTTTATGATTATGTCCAAGGTCTACTTGATGGACTTGAGGCTGGGGTCCAGTCACGTGATCTAGTCGTCATTGAAAAT GCGAAAGGAGTTGGGTATGCGATGTGTACGGCTGAGGAGCTTAAATTTGTAAAGGAAATTGCCGAAACGACTGGTGTCATTTTGGACCCTGTTTACAG ATCAACTAACGTTGTAGTGGTAAGGCGGCTTATGGAATGA
- the LOC139865987 gene encoding D-cysteine desulfhydrase 1, mitochondrial-like isoform X1: MLNCSYTNILRLNPSPSLPLSSPINIITKKPKGLQFQSMASTTQNHQKHESISEFLTRKPYNPPSWASKLNPIPSHTFSLGHFPTPIHKWNLLNLPKDAEVWLKRDDLSGMQLSGNKVRKLEFLLADAVAQGADCIITIGGIQSNHCRATAVAAKYLNLDCFLILRTSKVLVDKDPGLTGNLLVERLVGAHIDLVSKEEYSRIGSLALTNLLKEKLIKEGRKPYVIPVGGSNSLGTWGYIEAIREIENQSLNGTIKTSFDDIISACGSGGTVAGLSIATWLSDLKAKVTAFCVCDDPDYFYDYVQGLLDGLEAGVQSRDLVVIENAKGVGYAMCTAEELKFVKEIAETTGVILDPVYSGKAAYGMMNDMKRNPAKWEGRKILFIHTGGLLGLYDENEEMASLVGKWRRMELDESVPRKDGTGKMF, translated from the exons ATGTTGAACTGCAGCTATACTAATATTCTTCGATTAAACCCAAGTCCCTCACTCCCACTCTCATCACCCATTAATATAATCACAAAAAAACCAAAAGGTCTTCAATTTCAATCCATGGCATCCACCACTCAAAATCATCAGAAACATGAATCAATTTCTGAATTCTTGACTCGTAAACCATATAATCCACCATCATGGGCATCTAAACTTAATCCAATTCCATCTCACACATTTTCTCTTGGTCAT TTTCCAACTCCAATTCATAAGTGGAATCTTCTTAATTTGCCTAAAGATGCTGAAGTTTGGCTAAAG CGTGATGATCTTTCAGGTATGCAATTGAGTGGAAACAAAGTTCGGAAACTTGAATTCTTATTGGCAGATGCAGTTGCACAAGGAGCAGACTGCATAATAACTATCGGTGGCATTCAAAGCAATCATTGTCGTGCGACAGCTGTTGCTGCCAAGTATTTGAACCTAGATTGTTTTCTGATACTACGGACCTCAAAG GTTCTCGTGGACAAAGACCCTGGATTGACAGGTAACCTTTTGGTGGAGCGATTAGTCGGTGCACATATCGATCTTGTTTCAAAGGAAGAATATTCAAGAATTGGAAGCTTG GCACTTACTAATTTGTTGAAAGAAAAATTGATAAAAGAAGGAAGAAAACCTTATGTCATTCCAGTCGGCGGATCAAATTCTCTGGGAACCTG GGGATATATTGAAGCAATTAGAGAGATTGAAAATCAATCCCTTAACGGGACAATCAAAACAAGCTTTGATGATATTATTTCTGCATGTGGCAG TGGTGGTACAGTTGCTGGTTTATCAATTGCTACATGGCTAAGTGACCTTAAAGCAAAA GTTACTGCATTCTGTGTATGTGATGACCCAGACTACTTTTATGATTATGTCCAAGGTCTACTTGATGGACTTGAGGCTGGGGTCCAGTCACGTGATCTAGTCGTCATTGAAAAT GCGAAAGGAGTTGGGTATGCGATGTGTACGGCTGAGGAGCTTAAATTTGTAAAGGAAATTGCCGAAACGACTGGTGTCATTTTGGACCCTGTTTACAG TGGTAAGGCGGCTTATGGAATGATGAATGACATGAAACGAAATCCCGCTAAGTGGGAAGGGAGAAAGATCTTGTTTATACACACTGGAGGGTTACTTGGTTTATACGACGAAAACGAAGAAATGGCCTCATTGGTCGGAAAATGGCGTAGAATGGAACTTGATGAGTCGGTCCCACGAAAAGATGGTACCGGAAAAATGTTCTGA